One Clostridia bacterium genomic region harbors:
- a CDS encoding TldD/PmbA family protein, protein MTTETAPALNLKQLASDVVHRAMESGATAAEAVVTEGSEFSTVVRLGNVETLKESGSRALGIRVFAGQRAASTWTSDLSAEGVAQMVSSAIALAKVTSEDPFAGIPEPSQLGSIDADLDLYYDDVYSLSTEDRIDYARRAEKAAMEADPRISNSEGGTFDAAVGSKVLANSHGFVGEYNRSYCSVSAVPIAQDENGNMQRDYWFSVARTLQKLESPESVGKAAAMRTLRRIGARKVKTARVPIIFDPQVSRALLEHIFEAVTGDSIYRHASFLADKLGEQIAGSNITVVDDGTIRGGFGSSPFDGEGVPTRRTTVVENGVLKSYLLNTYTAKKLGLQTTGNASRGLAGTPGIGAGNFFLEPGSKSPKDIIADVKDGLYVTEFLGFGVNLVTGDFSRGASGLWIENGELTFPVEEITVAGNLKEMLNNVSEIGNDLEFRGALACPTLRIDGMTVAGE, encoded by the coding sequence ATGACCACAGAAACCGCACCAGCACTCAATCTCAAGCAACTCGCTTCAGACGTTGTCCACCGCGCAATGGAATCCGGCGCTACCGCCGCTGAAGCCGTCGTAACCGAAGGTAGCGAATTCTCTACGGTCGTTCGCCTCGGCAATGTCGAGACCTTGAAAGAATCCGGCAGTCGCGCGCTAGGCATTCGCGTCTTCGCCGGCCAGCGCGCGGCAAGCACCTGGACCAGCGATCTCTCCGCGGAAGGCGTCGCGCAGATGGTTAGCTCCGCGATTGCGCTCGCTAAGGTCACTTCGGAAGATCCGTTCGCCGGAATACCTGAGCCGTCGCAGCTTGGTTCCATCGACGCCGACCTCGATCTCTATTACGACGACGTTTACTCGCTCTCCACCGAAGACCGCATAGACTACGCGCGGCGGGCTGAGAAAGCAGCGATGGAGGCAGACCCGCGCATCTCGAACTCCGAAGGTGGCACCTTCGACGCCGCCGTCGGGTCGAAGGTTCTGGCGAATTCGCATGGCTTTGTCGGCGAATACAACCGTTCGTACTGCTCTGTTTCGGCCGTCCCGATTGCGCAGGACGAAAACGGCAACATGCAGCGCGATTACTGGTTCTCGGTGGCGCGAACGCTGCAGAAACTCGAGTCGCCAGAGTCGGTCGGAAAGGCGGCGGCGATGCGAACGTTGCGCCGCATCGGCGCACGGAAAGTAAAGACCGCGCGCGTGCCAATCATCTTTGATCCGCAGGTCTCTCGCGCACTGCTCGAACACATCTTCGAAGCCGTGACCGGCGACAGCATCTATCGCCATGCCTCGTTCCTGGCCGACAAACTCGGTGAGCAAATTGCCGGGTCAAACATCACGGTCGTGGACGACGGCACCATCCGCGGAGGCTTCGGCAGTTCGCCCTTTGACGGCGAGGGTGTCCCTACCCGACGCACCACGGTTGTTGAGAACGGCGTGCTCAAGTCTTACCTCTTGAACACCTACACGGCGAAGAAGCTCGGACTGCAAACTACGGGGAACGCGTCGCGAGGACTGGCCGGCACGCCCGGAATCGGCGCTGGTAACTTCTTTCTCGAGCCCGGCTCCAAGTCTCCGAAGGACATCATCGCTGATGTTAAGGACGGCCTGTACGTAACTGAGTTCCTCGGCTTTGGCGTGAATCTCGTAACCGGCGACTTCTCGCGCGGCGCGAGCGGCCTCTGGATCGAAAACGGTGAGCTGACTTTCCCTGTCGAAGAAATCACTGTCGCCGGGAATCTCAAGGAAATGCTGAACAACGTCTCCGAAATCGGAAACGATCTGGAATTCCGCGGCGCCTTGGCGTGTCCCACGCTGCGTATCGATGGAATGACCGTAGCGGGCGAGTAA
- the tldD gene encoding metalloprotease TldD produces the protein MSIVNPEKHFFFSKYGLNEKDVESYLAAALSAGGEYADLYFEYMTSTALGLDESMVKSASQGISAGCGVRVITGERTGYAYTDDLAPAKILHAARTAALIATGPAQNPVVNLKENQRHNLYPVPLPSVNAEISEKLELVFRADKAARGYDPRIKEVRASYADELRRILVVGSDGTFAEDVQPLARMSIGVIARDDSQSSRGSAGGGGRVGLDIFQTDKTPEHFATEAARQAIIQLDAREAPAGEMEVVLGPGWPGILLHEAIGHGLEADFNRKKTSAFAGLLGRRVASDKCTVVDNGTVPNRRGSLNVDDEGNPTSNTVLIENGILKGYLSDKLSSKLMDMPNTGNGRRESYEHIPMPRMTNTYMLAGEDAPEDIIRSVKKGVYAANFGGGQVDITNGKFVFSASEAYLIEDGKITAPLKNVTLIGNGPDVLTRVSMVGSDLQLDEGVGTCGKDGQSVPVGVGIPTLKIDRLTVGGTGSAE, from the coding sequence GTGAGTATCGTGAATCCAGAAAAGCATTTCTTCTTCTCGAAATATGGCCTGAACGAAAAGGACGTCGAGAGCTATCTTGCCGCCGCCCTTTCGGCCGGCGGCGAGTACGCCGACCTCTATTTCGAATACATGACTTCCACAGCGCTCGGCCTTGACGAGTCAATGGTCAAGTCTGCCTCGCAGGGCATTTCCGCCGGATGCGGTGTGCGCGTCATAACCGGCGAGCGTACCGGCTACGCCTACACGGACGACCTTGCGCCCGCAAAGATTCTGCATGCTGCCCGCACTGCGGCTCTGATCGCGACGGGGCCGGCACAGAACCCGGTCGTCAACTTGAAAGAGAATCAGCGGCATAACCTCTACCCGGTCCCGCTGCCTTCCGTGAATGCCGAGATTTCTGAAAAGCTGGAGCTTGTTTTCCGCGCCGATAAAGCCGCTCGCGGCTACGATCCGCGCATTAAGGAAGTCCGCGCCAGCTACGCAGACGAGCTGCGCCGCATCCTCGTCGTCGGTTCTGACGGAACATTTGCGGAGGACGTGCAGCCACTGGCGCGCATGAGCATAGGCGTCATTGCCCGGGATGATTCGCAGTCCTCGCGCGGAAGCGCCGGCGGCGGCGGGCGCGTCGGCCTAGACATTTTCCAAACCGACAAGACGCCCGAGCACTTCGCCACCGAAGCCGCGCGTCAGGCCATAATCCAGCTAGACGCTCGCGAAGCTCCCGCCGGCGAAATGGAAGTTGTGCTTGGCCCCGGCTGGCCCGGCATCCTTCTCCATGAAGCCATCGGCCACGGGCTCGAAGCAGACTTCAACCGCAAGAAGACGTCAGCCTTCGCCGGCTTGCTCGGACGCCGCGTCGCCAGCGACAAGTGCACCGTCGTCGATAACGGCACGGTTCCAAATCGCCGGGGCTCGCTCAATGTGGATGATGAAGGCAATCCCACGTCGAACACGGTGCTCATCGAGAACGGGATTCTCAAGGGCTACCTGAGCGACAAGCTGTCTTCCAAGCTCATGGATATGCCGAATACCGGCAACGGACGTCGCGAAAGCTACGAGCACATTCCCATGCCGCGCATGACGAACACCTACATGCTCGCCGGTGAGGACGCGCCAGAAGACATCATCCGTTCGGTTAAAAAGGGCGTCTATGCTGCCAACTTCGGCGGCGGGCAGGTAGACATCACGAATGGCAAGTTCGTTTTCTCCGCCTCCGAGGCGTATCTGATCGAAGACGGAAAGATCACCGCGCCACTGAAAAACGTGACTCTGATTGGCAACGGCCCTGACGTTCTCACGCGTGTCAGCATGGTTGGCAGCGACCTGCAACTGGATGAAGGCGTTGGCACCTGCGGCAAAGATGGCCAGTCGGTTCCTGTCGGCGTGGGCATTCCGACGCTGAAGATTGACCGCCTCACCGTCGGCGGGACCGGAAGCGCCGAATAG
- the aceA gene encoding isocitrate lyase, which produces MTVNGRRDFDITEIWATDSRWSGIERPYGKEDVERLRGSVHIEHTLARMGAERLWEMMSSDGYVAALGAMSGNQAVQMVQAGLEAIYVSGWQVAGDANTAGQMYPDQSLYPADSVPAMVRRINNALMRADQIHHAQGSNGVNWFVPLVADAEAGFGGTLNAFELMKAMIEAGAAGVHFEDQLSSAKKCGHMGGKVLVSTAEAVQKLVAARLAADVMGVPALVIARTDANSAHLLTTDADPYDHPFLTGEARTVEGFYRIKGGLESAIARGLAYAPYSDLLWCETSEPSLEEARRFADAVHDKFPGKMLAYNCSPSFNWKRKLDDATIARFQRELGAMGYKFQFITLAGFHALNLSMFELARGYAQSGMTAYARLQEKEFSREHHFDYKAVKHQQFVGTGYFDEVTRTIAGSTSSVTALRGSTEEEQFTQDGFDEREKNAMTDPGCAPVLGDCPVIDTVIDASQIGPADTDPRAA; this is translated from the coding sequence GTGACAGTCAATGGCAGAAGAGACTTCGATATCACGGAGATTTGGGCGACCGACTCCCGCTGGAGCGGCATCGAGCGGCCATATGGAAAGGAAGACGTCGAGCGCCTGCGCGGATCTGTACACATTGAACACACGCTGGCCCGCATGGGCGCTGAACGCCTCTGGGAAATGATGTCGTCCGACGGCTACGTGGCTGCCCTCGGCGCGATGAGCGGCAACCAGGCTGTGCAGATGGTGCAGGCCGGGCTAGAGGCGATCTACGTCAGCGGATGGCAGGTTGCGGGCGACGCGAACACCGCCGGACAGATGTATCCCGATCAGAGCCTTTATCCGGCCGACAGCGTTCCGGCGATGGTGCGTCGCATCAACAACGCACTGATGCGTGCGGACCAGATACATCATGCGCAGGGCAGCAACGGCGTGAACTGGTTTGTGCCGCTGGTCGCCGACGCCGAGGCCGGCTTCGGCGGAACGCTGAACGCATTCGAGTTGATGAAGGCCATGATCGAGGCGGGTGCCGCGGGAGTCCACTTCGAGGATCAGCTTTCATCGGCGAAAAAGTGTGGGCACATGGGCGGCAAGGTGTTGGTTTCCACTGCTGAAGCTGTGCAGAAATTGGTGGCGGCGCGGCTTGCGGCGGATGTTATGGGCGTTCCCGCCCTGGTAATTGCGCGTACCGATGCGAACAGCGCGCATCTGCTCACGACGGACGCCGACCCTTACGACCACCCATTCCTCACAGGTGAAGCTCGCACCGTTGAAGGCTTTTATCGCATCAAGGGCGGGCTTGAATCCGCAATCGCTCGCGGCCTTGCATACGCTCCGTATTCCGATCTGCTGTGGTGCGAAACGTCCGAGCCCAGCCTTGAAGAAGCTCGGCGCTTTGCCGATGCTGTTCACGACAAGTTCCCAGGAAAGATGCTGGCGTACAACTGCTCCCCGTCGTTCAACTGGAAGAGGAAGCTGGACGACGCAACCATCGCGAGATTTCAGCGCGAACTGGGCGCAATGGGCTACAAGTTCCAGTTCATCACCCTGGCAGGCTTCCACGCCCTGAACCTGAGCATGTTCGAACTCGCGCGCGGTTACGCTCAGTCGGGCATGACGGCCTATGCGCGTTTGCAGGAAAAAGAATTCAGCCGCGAGCACCACTTCGACTACAAGGCTGTGAAGCATCAGCAATTTGTCGGCACTGGCTACTTCGACGAAGTCACGCGGACGATCGCGGGCAGCACGTCGTCTGTGACTGCGCTGCGTGGGTCCACGGAGGAGGAGCAGTTCACGCAGGATGGCTTCGATGAGCGTGAAAAGAATGCGATGACCGACCCCGGCTGCGCTCCGGTTCTAGGCGATTGCCCGGTTATCGACACCGTGATTGATGCTTCGCAGATCGGTCCTGCCGATACAGATCCCCGCGCAGCTTAA
- a CDS encoding ATP-binding protein, with protein sequence MQEEPTPTTAATDVCLTCSGSGWKMVAALDQAGREVQKAVRCDCHLRARGLRLLEQARIPKRYEQCELSNFDFEGPHRSLAPARMASYRFVEEFPMERAGLLLIGPIGAGKTHLAVGIVKELISQKGIPCLFYDYRELLKAIQNSYNSTVQTTEMEILRPIFEAEVLVLDELGAVKPTEWVWDTVSHILNTRYNDKRTTIITTNYQDLPPGGAADEGRSYSAAARAAREETLGDRIGERMRSRLHEMCRIIRVEGDDYRMKLKSASFR encoded by the coding sequence ATGCAGGAAGAGCCTACTCCGACGACTGCCGCAACCGACGTGTGTCTCACCTGCTCCGGTTCCGGCTGGAAGATGGTTGCCGCGCTCGACCAGGCTGGCCGGGAAGTGCAGAAGGCCGTCCGGTGCGACTGCCACCTGCGTGCTCGCGGCTTGCGCCTGCTCGAACAGGCCCGAATTCCCAAGCGCTACGAACAGTGCGAACTTTCCAATTTCGATTTCGAAGGGCCGCACCGCTCCCTCGCTCCTGCGCGAATGGCCTCCTATCGCTTCGTCGAGGAGTTTCCGATGGAGCGCGCCGGACTTCTCCTTATCGGGCCAATCGGAGCCGGCAAGACGCATCTGGCAGTTGGCATCGTCAAGGAACTCATCTCGCAGAAGGGAATCCCGTGCCTCTTCTACGACTATCGCGAACTGCTCAAGGCAATCCAGAACTCCTATAACTCAACGGTTCAGACCACAGAGATGGAGATTCTGCGGCCCATCTTCGAAGCCGAAGTCCTGGTCCTCGACGAGCTAGGGGCTGTAAAGCCGACCGAGTGGGTATGGGACACCGTCTCGCACATTTTGAACACGCGCTACAACGATAAGCGCACGACGATCATCACCACGAACTATCAGGACCTGCCACCTGGCGGAGCCGCCGACGAGGGGCGAAGCTACTCGGCTGCTGCCCGCGCTGCACGCGAGGAAACTCTCGGCGACCGCATTGGCGAACGAATGCGTTCACGGCTCCACGAAATGTGCAGGATCATCCGCGTGGAAGGCGACGACTACCGCATGAAGTTGAAGAGCGCGAGCTTTCGGTAG
- a CDS encoding UvrB/UvrC motif-containing protein has product MLSIRLEFSPASDAEFFAALPASPAVFLLRGDDANSEPYITKTASLRRRLLRLLGPADSASKRLNLRERVRNIEYSPTASDFESGFLLYKVLRETFPQSYADRLRLRPAPLIKLILDNAYPRVTVTSRISSIRAGNAYFGPFPTRTAAEKFANDALDFFGMRRCTDDLAPDPTFPGCVYSEMKMCLAPCFKGCSDERYAEEVARVRAFLESGGRTLTHELSAERDRASESLDFENAAALHSKIEKLRGVCQQLPEIVRAIDRLDGVLIQPSSETDCVRLFKIVAGRIADPVDLKLGARQALAENVAPQPGRSRIPQSMESRIAEALASAPAPLAQSAQEWMEHLAMLKRWYYRTSKVGEIFLADEKGDLPMRRVVRGVSRVFKGEKPQADLSESARDYWINRGREAQLDS; this is encoded by the coding sequence GTGCTCTCTATTCGACTTGAGTTCTCGCCCGCCTCTGACGCGGAATTCTTTGCTGCGCTGCCGGCCTCTCCGGCTGTGTTTCTATTGCGCGGCGATGACGCGAACTCGGAACCCTACATAACGAAAACAGCAAGCCTTCGCCGGCGTCTGCTGCGCCTGCTCGGTCCCGCCGACTCGGCGTCGAAGCGTCTGAACCTGCGCGAGCGCGTTCGCAACATTGAGTACTCTCCGACTGCGTCCGACTTCGAATCCGGATTTCTGCTCTACAAGGTTCTGCGCGAAACGTTTCCGCAATCGTATGCCGATCGCCTGCGCTTGCGTCCCGCTCCGCTGATCAAGCTCATTCTCGATAATGCTTATCCCCGCGTTACCGTCACATCGCGCATCAGTAGCATCCGCGCGGGTAACGCGTATTTCGGGCCGTTTCCGACGCGTACGGCGGCCGAGAAGTTTGCAAACGATGCGCTCGACTTCTTCGGGATGAGACGCTGTACCGACGACCTTGCGCCCGATCCCACTTTTCCGGGGTGCGTGTATTCCGAGATGAAGATGTGTCTTGCGCCGTGCTTCAAGGGTTGCAGCGACGAGAGATACGCGGAAGAGGTTGCTCGCGTTCGCGCGTTCCTCGAATCCGGCGGACGCACGCTCACGCACGAACTCTCCGCCGAGCGCGATCGCGCCAGCGAATCTCTCGACTTCGAGAACGCTGCCGCATTGCACTCGAAGATTGAGAAGCTTCGCGGCGTATGCCAGCAACTGCCCGAAATCGTTCGCGCTATTGATCGCCTCGACGGCGTTCTCATTCAGCCTTCAAGCGAAACCGATTGCGTGCGCCTGTTCAAGATCGTCGCCGGACGCATCGCCGACCCTGTTGACTTGAAACTCGGAGCACGCCAGGCATTGGCGGAGAATGTTGCGCCGCAACCGGGTCGGTCGCGCATCCCGCAGTCGATGGAGTCGCGCATTGCCGAGGCTCTAGCGTCTGCACCTGCGCCCCTGGCGCAATCAGCGCAAGAGTGGATGGAGCACCTCGCCATGCTCAAGCGCTGGTATTACCGCACTTCGAAAGTTGGGGAAATATTTCTCGCGGACGAAAAAGGCGATCTACCTATGCGCCGTGTGGTGCGCGGCGTCTCGCGAGTATTCAAGGGAGAAAAGCCTCAGGCGGACCTAAGCGAATCGGCCCGCGATTACTGGATCAATCGCGGGAGGGAAGCTCAGCTTGATTCCTGA
- a CDS encoding YtxH domain-containing protein gives MNFILGLMIGIGVGLVIAPSRGEETRHRIANKVEEMKSRGKERGREMAGEAGRKAGKTAFDKAVGEE, from the coding sequence ATGAACTTCATACTGGGGTTGATGATAGGTATCGGAGTGGGCCTGGTTATTGCGCCTTCACGCGGCGAAGAAACACGACACCGGATCGCCAACAAGGTAGAAGAGATGAAGAGCCGAGGCAAGGAACGTGGCCGCGAAATGGCTGGCGAGGCTGGCAGGAAAGCGGGGAAAACGGCGTTCGACAAGGCCGTCGGAGAGGAATAG
- a CDS encoding DUF3536 domain-containing protein: MDRYLCIHCHFYQPPRENPWLEAVELQDSAAPYHDWNERITAECYAPNSAARILDGKGRIRRIINNYANISFNFGPTLLSWLEEKAPDTYEAILRADDDSKKRLSGHGNALAQAYNHMILPLSSRHDKYTQALWGIRDFEHRFRRPPEGMWLPETAADTESLEVLADLGIKFTILAPHQGRQVEKLGTARRRNVEGGKIDPTQAYACLLPSGRTITLFFYDGPISRAVAFEGLLSNGDNFANRLVGGFNEHRKWPQLVHIATDGETYGHHHRHGEMAVAYALHQIESNGLARISNYGEYLEKYPATNEVEIIDNTSWSCAHGVERWRSNCGCNTGMKLGWEQEWRGPLRAALDSLRDNLSEVYDRLAGEVLDEPWAARDNYVDVVLDRSAENVARFFESFAKEPLSLQQKVQALKLLEMQRHAMLMYTSCGWFFDELSGIETVQVIMYAGRALQLAQELTGDHLEERFLAMLAQAHSNITDIGNGANVYNRWVKPAQVDLLKVAAHYAISSVFYEYAKESTIFCYEVKLHDHHRTDSGRARLAIGHAEVASRITLESQQISFGVLHFGDHNVSAGVRTFRNLENYAVLMSDAEAAFTAVDLPGTIRSLDRSFDGITYSLRSLFRDEQRRVLRHILRSAMLEAEASYRQLYEHHAPLMNFLSDINSPMPRVLGVTAEFVLNALLRRAFAEGDLHVERVATILETAKREKVPLDVDDLSFTLKRRLDSMAGELAVNPREQTLAQFNAAIALVRTLPFEVDLWKLQNVYYHLLRSVYPEMRLHEGDGSRAWSQEFEELGVQLGIEVESPTTEELPNAA, translated from the coding sequence ATGGACCGCTATCTCTGTATTCATTGCCACTTCTATCAGCCGCCGCGTGAGAACCCATGGCTCGAAGCGGTTGAGCTTCAAGACTCGGCCGCGCCCTACCACGACTGGAACGAGCGCATAACCGCCGAATGTTATGCGCCGAATTCGGCGGCTCGCATTCTGGATGGGAAGGGCCGCATACGCCGCATCATCAACAACTACGCCAATATCAGCTTCAACTTCGGACCTACGCTGCTTTCCTGGTTGGAAGAGAAGGCACCCGACACGTACGAGGCAATTCTCAGGGCAGACGACGACAGCAAAAAACGTTTGTCTGGACATGGAAATGCTCTGGCTCAGGCATATAACCACATGATCCTGCCGCTCTCATCGCGACATGATAAATACACGCAAGCGTTGTGGGGCATACGCGATTTTGAACACCGCTTCCGTCGCCCGCCGGAAGGCATGTGGCTGCCGGAGACCGCGGCTGACACGGAGAGTCTCGAAGTGCTGGCCGACCTCGGCATCAAGTTCACCATTCTCGCGCCGCACCAGGGGCGGCAAGTCGAGAAACTCGGCACCGCTCGCAGGCGCAACGTGGAGGGAGGCAAGATCGATCCCACCCAGGCCTATGCCTGCCTGCTGCCTTCTGGACGAACGATCACTCTCTTTTTCTACGATGGACCGATCTCTCGCGCCGTAGCCTTCGAGGGACTACTGTCGAATGGCGACAACTTCGCCAACCGCCTCGTTGGCGGGTTCAATGAACATCGCAAGTGGCCGCAGCTGGTGCACATCGCAACTGATGGCGAAACCTACGGGCACCACCATCGACATGGCGAGATGGCTGTTGCGTACGCGCTACACCAGATCGAGTCCAATGGTCTCGCGAGGATTTCTAATTACGGCGAATACCTTGAGAAGTATCCGGCGACGAATGAGGTCGAGATTATCGACAACACTTCATGGAGTTGCGCGCATGGCGTAGAACGCTGGCGCAGCAATTGTGGATGCAACACCGGCATGAAGCTGGGGTGGGAACAGGAGTGGCGAGGACCGTTACGCGCGGCGCTCGATTCACTTCGCGACAATCTATCTGAGGTTTATGACCGCCTCGCAGGCGAAGTGCTGGATGAGCCCTGGGCGGCACGCGACAACTACGTTGACGTTGTGCTCGATCGCTCGGCGGAAAACGTTGCGCGGTTCTTCGAGAGTTTCGCGAAAGAACCACTCAGCTTGCAACAGAAGGTGCAAGCCCTCAAGCTGCTGGAAATGCAGCGACACGCAATGCTGATGTACACGAGTTGCGGATGGTTCTTCGACGAACTCTCCGGTATAGAAACCGTGCAGGTCATCATGTACGCGGGGCGCGCCCTACAGCTTGCGCAGGAGTTGACTGGCGACCATCTGGAAGAACGATTCCTTGCAATGCTGGCGCAGGCGCACAGCAACATCACCGACATCGGCAATGGCGCGAACGTCTACAACCGCTGGGTGAAGCCGGCGCAAGTTGACCTGCTGAAGGTGGCGGCTCACTACGCCATCAGTTCCGTGTTCTATGAATACGCCAAGGAGAGCACGATCTTCTGCTACGAGGTAAAACTGCACGACCACCATCGAACAGACTCCGGACGCGCACGGCTCGCCATTGGTCATGCGGAGGTTGCTTCGCGGATTACCTTGGAGTCGCAGCAAATCAGCTTTGGCGTGCTGCACTTTGGCGATCACAACGTCAGCGCCGGTGTTCGAACTTTCCGCAACTTGGAGAACTACGCTGTCCTGATGAGCGATGCCGAGGCCGCCTTCACGGCAGTCGATCTTCCCGGCACCATTCGATCTCTTGATCGTAGCTTCGACGGAATCACATACTCGTTAAGATCTCTCTTTCGCGACGAGCAGCGACGCGTGCTCCGCCATATTCTTCGTTCCGCAATGCTCGAGGCCGAAGCCAGCTATCGCCAGCTATACGAACACCACGCGCCGTTGATGAACTTCCTCAGTGACATCAACTCCCCGATGCCTCGCGTGTTGGGCGTCACGGCCGAGTTTGTTCTGAATGCCCTGCTGCGCCGCGCTTTCGCCGAAGGTGATCTGCACGTGGAACGAGTTGCGACCATACTGGAAACAGCGAAGCGTGAAAAGGTGCCGCTTGACGTCGATGACTTGAGCTTTACGCTGAAGCGACGGCTGGATAGCATGGCTGGCGAATTGGCGGTGAATCCGCGCGAGCAGACGCTGGCGCAATTCAATGCCGCTATCGCGCTCGTGCGCACGCTGCCGTTCGAGGTCGATCTCTGGAAATTGCAAAACGTGTATTACCACCTGCTGCGATCCGTCTATCCGGAGATGCGTTTGCACGAAGGCGATGGCTCTCGCGCTTGGTCGCAGGAGTTCGAGGAGCTGGGCGTGCAGTTGGGGATCGAGGTAGAGTCGCCGACGACGGAGGAGTTACCTAATGCCGCGTGA
- a CDS encoding HU family DNA-binding protein codes for MNKADLIDKIAASSGISKSHAATAIDSMIDGVTAALKKGDRVTLVGFGTFSVSQRKARNGRNPQTGSVIKIAARKVAKFTPGIDLKKAVNKK; via the coding sequence ATGAACAAAGCCGATTTAATCGACAAAATCGCGGCCTCTTCAGGCATCAGCAAATCACACGCCGCCACCGCGATCGACTCCATGATTGACGGTGTAACCGCTGCCCTTAAAAAGGGCGACCGCGTGACGCTGGTGGGCTTTGGAACCTTTTCCGTATCACAGCGCAAGGCGCGTAATGGACGGAACCCGCAAACAGGAAGCGTGATTAAGATTGCTGCACGCAAAGTCGCAAAGTTCACGCCCGGAATCGATTTGAAGAAGGCCGTGAATAAGAAATAG
- the rpmE gene encoding 50S ribosomal protein L31 yields MKAATHPTYDEIRVHCACGNVFLTRSTHKGDIHVEICSACHPFFTGKQKVMDTAGRIERFRRKYAKNEAAKNEPAKPEGETK; encoded by the coding sequence ATGAAAGCAGCCACCCATCCGACGTACGACGAAATCCGCGTGCATTGCGCTTGCGGCAACGTGTTCCTGACCCGCTCGACACATAAGGGCGACATCCACGTGGAAATCTGCTCCGCCTGCCACCCGTTCTTCACGGGCAAGCAAAAGGTGATGGACACCGCAGGCCGTATCGAGCGCTTCCGCCGGAAGTACGCAAAGAACGAAGCCGCGAAGAACGAACCCGCAAAGCCTGAAGGCGAGACCAAGTAG
- the dusB gene encoding tRNA dihydrouridine synthase DusB, with the protein MGKQFDNLVQRIAPRGARVPASYEVGGVKIAPATVLAPMAGVTDTVFRRFIRQMGGCGLLMTEFTSADGVLRGKDKKAKRYLHFYEDEHPIAAQLFGSNPETLREAAKMIEGLGFDMVDLNLGCPAKKVVKCNGGSGLLRDLPLIRQIFESVRAAVKIPFTVKFRAGWNEKELVFLDLARIAEDCGLNGVAIHARTREQGYSGNANWDWIRDLKQAVKIPVVGNGDIRTPEDAAAMVAHTGCDAVMIGRSAASNPWIFRQIEAYTATGKYEVASEADRYDMIGRYFRMLIEEGYRDAPGKMKQFASWFTHGVYNGSHLRKAIYEAKDEHEILLEVEKFFESSLAAQRPVASAAAAIEPLPNMIDCG; encoded by the coding sequence GTGGGGAAACAGTTCGACAATTTGGTCCAACGCATCGCTCCTAGAGGCGCGCGCGTACCTGCTTCCTATGAGGTGGGCGGCGTGAAGATCGCCCCTGCGACGGTACTGGCACCCATGGCTGGCGTGACCGATACGGTCTTCAGGCGCTTCATTCGCCAGATGGGCGGGTGTGGCCTGCTGATGACCGAGTTCACTTCTGCCGACGGCGTTCTTCGAGGCAAGGACAAGAAGGCAAAGCGCTACTTGCATTTCTACGAAGACGAGCACCCCATCGCGGCCCAGCTCTTTGGCTCCAATCCGGAGACGCTGAGGGAGGCGGCGAAGATGATCGAGGGACTTGGCTTCGACATGGTGGACCTGAACCTGGGTTGTCCTGCGAAGAAAGTCGTGAAGTGCAATGGCGGCTCCGGATTGCTGCGCGATCTGCCGCTCATTCGTCAGATATTCGAGAGCGTTCGCGCGGCTGTGAAGATTCCGTTTACGGTAAAGTTTCGCGCCGGATGGAATGAAAAGGAACTCGTTTTCCTGGACCTTGCACGCATAGCTGAAGACTGCGGGTTGAACGGTGTCGCCATTCATGCGCGCACTCGCGAGCAGGGCTACAGCGGCAATGCGAATTGGGACTGGATTCGTGATCTGAAACAGGCGGTGAAGATTCCTGTCGTCGGTAATGGCGACATCCGCACGCCCGAGGACGCGGCGGCCATGGTGGCGCACACGGGTTGTGACGCGGTGATGATCGGTCGCTCGGCAGCTTCGAATCCCTGGATATTCCGGCAAATCGAGGCGTACACCGCGACCGGCAAATATGAAGTGGCAAGCGAGGCTGATCGCTACGACATGATTGGTCGCTACTTCCGGATGTTGATCGAAGAAGGATACAGGGACGCGCCCGGCAAGATGAAGCAGTTCGCCTCCTGGTTCACGCATGGCGTGTACAACGGCAGCCATTTGCGTAAAGCCATATACGAAGCGAAGGACGAACACGAAATTCTCTTGGAAGTCGAAAAGTTCTTTGAGAGTTCGCTGGCAGCGCAGCGCCCGGTTGCGTCCGCAGCAGCGGCGATAGAGCCCTTGCCCAACATGATCGACTGCGGCTGA